Proteins co-encoded in one Tursiops truncatus isolate mTurTru1 chromosome 17, mTurTru1.mat.Y, whole genome shotgun sequence genomic window:
- the FSBP gene encoding fibrinogen silencer-binding protein, which yields MVGKARSSNFTLSEKLDLLKLVKPYVKILEEHTNKHSVIVEKNRCWDIIAVNYNASGVDRPPRTAQGLRTLYKRLKEYAKQELLQQKETQSDFKSNISEPTKKVMEMIPQISSFCLIRDRNHIQSANLDEEAQAGTSSLQVMLDHHPVAITVEVKQEEDIKPPPPLVLNSQQSDTLEQREEHELVHVMERSLSPSLSSVDMRMTSSPSSIPRRDDFFRHESGENFRSQLGYDPQILQMLKEEHQIILENQKNFGLYVQEKRDGLKRRQQLEEELLRAKIEVEKLKAIRLRHDLSEYNSL from the exons ATGGTAGGAAAAGCTAGATCTTCCAATTTTACCTTATCTGAAAAGCTTGATTTGTTAAAGCTTGTGAAGCCATATGTTAAAATTCTGGAAGAACACACTAACAAACATTCAGtaatagtggaaaagaatagatgttGGGATATCATAGCAGTTAACTATAATGCAAGTGGAGTAGACCGCCCTCCTCGAACAGCGCAGGGCCTACGCACTCTTTACAAAAGGCTCAAAGAATATGCCAAACAGGAGCTATTGCAGCAAAAAGAGACCCaatcagattttaaaagcaatatttcTGAGCCAACCAAGAAAGTTATGGAGATGATTCCCCAGATTTCCAGTTTTTGCCTGATAAGAGACAGGAACCACATACAAAG TGCAAACTTGGATGAGGAAGCACAGGCTGGTACAAGTTCACTACAGGTAATGTTGGACCACCATCCAGTTGCTATTACAGTGGAGGTGAAGCAAGAAGAAGACATTAAGCCCCCTCCTCCACTGGTTTTAAATTCTCAACAGAGTGATACTTTAGAGCAAAGAGAAGAACATGAATTAGTACATGTTATGGAAAGATCTTTGTCACCGTCACTTTCCTCTGTTGATATGAGAATGACATCGTCTCCATCTTCTATCCCAAGGAGAGATGATTTTTTTCGGCATGAAAGTGGAGAAAATTTTAGGTCACAGTTAGGGTATGATCCTCAGATTCTGCAAATGCTGAAAGAGGAGCATCagataattttagaaaatcaaaaaaattttggATTATATGTTCAGGAGAAGAGGGATGGATTGAAAAGAAGGCAGCAGCTAGAGGAAGAGCTGCTAAGAGCAAAAATTGAAGTGGAGAAGCTGAAAGCAATTCGCTTACGGCATGATCTATCTGAATATAATAgtctctaa